One Sodalis praecaptivus DNA segment encodes these proteins:
- the gpM gene encoding phage terminase small subunit — MSLSPCQRHSARIQAERQLQAQQALGVETSLHIQLTALDKDLATAAAMESRAARIDYKRDVLLPRWLPTAQTWLEGESVHQNRIFVWCVIWLFDTGQYDQALDWADEAIARGQETPVAFSSSFPVFVADTVLAWAETEAAQGHDVEPYFSRTRDNVLQNWNVYEVIKAKYLKFAGLHLLRDEHGEPRAAAIEDRDVLRQSLTLLEQAKGFDPKCGVGTMLQRIAARLRALEKATDPKAGAVEGNA; from the coding sequence ATGAGCCTTTCACCATGCCAGCGGCACAGTGCGCGCATACAAGCTGAACGTCAGTTGCAAGCGCAGCAGGCGCTCGGTGTCGAGACCAGCCTGCATATCCAGCTCACTGCGCTGGATAAGGATTTGGCCACGGCGGCGGCGATGGAGAGCCGTGCGGCGCGCATTGATTACAAACGTGACGTGTTGCTGCCGCGTTGGTTGCCCACGGCGCAAACCTGGCTGGAAGGTGAAAGCGTGCATCAAAACCGGATTTTTGTCTGGTGTGTTATCTGGCTGTTCGATACCGGCCAGTATGACCAGGCGCTGGACTGGGCGGACGAGGCGATCGCCAGGGGACAGGAAACCCCGGTCGCGTTTAGCAGTTCGTTCCCGGTATTTGTGGCGGATACGGTGTTGGCCTGGGCGGAAACGGAAGCCGCGCAGGGGCATGACGTTGAGCCGTATTTTAGCCGCACGCGCGATAACGTCCTGCAGAACTGGAATGTGTATGAGGTCATAAAGGCCAAATACCTGAAGTTTGCCGGCCTGCACCTGCTGCGTGATGAGCACGGAGAGCCACGCGCGGCGGCAATAGAAGACAGGGACGTCTTACGCCAGTCTCTGACCCTGCTGGAACAGGCGAAGGGATTCGATCCGAAATGTGGCGTCGGCACGATGTTGCAGCGTATTGCTGCCCGTCTGCGGGCGCTGGAAAAGGCTACCGACCCGAAAGCGGGCGCGGTGGAGG
- a CDS encoding phage major capsid protein, P2 family — MQLNTKAREFLRHYHTGLRESYGATDSDRWFALTDPKETQLRNALMEQTDFLNLITVADVDQLQGQVVPVGSSDLYTGRVRDGRFRKKVGVSGNDYKLVETDSCAALTWQQLSVWANAGDEDEFFQRVQEFTNQSFALDMLRIGFNGQSIAETTDPKKNPNGEDVNKGWHQIVKEWKDGQQIIDDAVVLDGDGKGDYVSLDAMASDLINTKIPAQYRNDPRLVVLAGADLVAAESFRLYQKADKPTEKIAAQLLSDSIAGRTAYVPPFMPGKRMIVTTLPNLHIYTQRGTRQRNAEFVEDRKQYENKYLRNEGYAVEYLELYAAFDESAVTIGAPVTPPAGE, encoded by the coding sequence ATGCAATTGAATACGAAGGCCCGTGAATTTCTTCGTCATTACCACACCGGGCTGCGTGAATCCTATGGTGCTACCGATAGCGACCGCTGGTTTGCGCTGACCGACCCGAAAGAAACCCAGCTGCGCAATGCATTGATGGAACAGACTGATTTCCTGAATCTGATAACCGTAGCTGATGTTGACCAGTTACAGGGGCAGGTCGTGCCGGTTGGCAGTTCTGATCTGTATACAGGACGCGTGCGGGATGGCCGCTTCCGTAAGAAAGTGGGCGTGAGCGGCAATGACTACAAGCTGGTTGAAACCGATTCCTGTGCAGCACTGACCTGGCAACAGCTTTCTGTCTGGGCGAATGCCGGCGATGAAGATGAGTTCTTCCAGCGCGTGCAGGAATTTACCAACCAGTCATTTGCGCTGGATATGCTGCGAATCGGCTTTAACGGTCAGTCTATTGCGGAAACCACGGACCCCAAAAAGAACCCGAACGGCGAAGATGTGAATAAGGGCTGGCACCAAATCGTCAAAGAGTGGAAGGATGGGCAGCAGATTATCGACGACGCGGTTGTGCTTGATGGCGACGGCAAAGGTGATTATGTGTCACTTGACGCGATGGCTTCCGATCTTATCAACACAAAAATCCCGGCTCAGTACCGTAATGACCCGCGTCTTGTCGTTCTGGCCGGCGCTGACCTTGTGGCTGCCGAGTCTTTCCGCCTCTACCAGAAAGCGGATAAGCCGACGGAGAAAATCGCCGCGCAGCTGCTGTCTGACAGTATCGCCGGCCGCACGGCCTACGTCCCGCCGTTTATGCCGGGTAAACGCATGATCGTCACCACGCTGCCGAACCTGCATATCTACACCCAGCGCGGCACGCGTCAGCGTAATGCGGAGTTTGTAGAAGACCGTAAACAGTACGAAAACAAATACCTGCGTAACGAAGGTTATGCGGTTGAGTACCTGGAGCTGTACGCCGCGTTTGATGAAAGTGCGGTCACCATCGGGGCGCCTGTGACGCCACCGGCCGGGGAATAA
- a CDS encoding GPO family capsid scaffolding protein, which yields MSGSQLATNWICIATAGETVDKRSIEEQWLIDAAALYDPLLYTALLWPEHSRNYGNMGEVLELKAERDDENILRLYARLCPGISLLKANADGQLLFLSPEFTPDGNFRGTGKTYLEGLAVTDSPAGVSTTRLRFSRSKGKRIGPYKPLAFDEIREFKREKGMSKAKKGWRHFFSIDEPEQTTTPEPVPADALQALADALAALEDRVAKLEGAQSETEQAVEDVQEDVDTVKDIVDTEDFARLVGNLPELVKNFSKLNAKITQLPAKKFSKGKKGFNFL from the coding sequence ATGTCAGGTTCTCAACTGGCAACAAATTGGATTTGTATTGCTACGGCAGGGGAAACGGTAGATAAGCGGAGCATTGAAGAACAATGGTTAATCGATGCGGCCGCATTATATGATCCTTTATTATATACCGCGCTGTTATGGCCCGAGCATTCGCGCAATTATGGCAATATGGGGGAGGTGCTGGAATTAAAAGCTGAACGCGATGACGAGAATATTCTTCGGTTATATGCTCGCCTTTGTCCGGGCATTTCATTGCTCAAGGCAAATGCAGACGGCCAGCTTTTATTTTTATCGCCGGAATTTACCCCGGACGGCAATTTTAGAGGAACCGGCAAAACCTACCTGGAAGGGTTGGCGGTGACGGATAGCCCGGCCGGGGTGAGTACGACACGGCTACGTTTCAGCCGCAGCAAAGGTAAACGCATCGGACCCTATAAACCGTTAGCGTTTGATGAAATCAGGGAATTTAAAAGGGAAAAGGGAATGTCTAAAGCGAAAAAAGGCTGGCGTCATTTTTTTAGTATAGACGAGCCGGAACAAACTACGACACCTGAGCCGGTACCGGCTGACGCGTTACAGGCGCTGGCCGATGCGCTGGCCGCGCTGGAAGATCGCGTGGCAAAGCTGGAAGGGGCGCAGTCAGAGACAGAACAGGCTGTAGAAGACGTGCAAGAGGATGTCGATACCGTGAAAGATATCGTCGATACCGAAGATTTCGCACGACTGGTCGGGAACCTGCCGGAGCTGGTGAAAAACTTCAGCAAGCTGAATGCCAAAATCACGCAGCTGCCGGCGAAGAAATTCAGCAAGGGCAAAAAAGGCTTCAACTTCCTGTAA